Proteins encoded in a region of the Candidatus Binatia bacterium genome:
- a CDS encoding aromatic ring-hydroxylating dioxygenase subunit alpha, with the protein MRPTPMEKAPDPALSYAPVPKDRYTSAEFAALEWDRMWTRVWLLAGRASDAPNPGDYFTFEIGSESVLVIRQADGSLAARYNVCMHRGNRLREPGIGHAERFSCLFHGWEYDVDGRLLKALDAECFPQGVPKDQLGLQPVRCETWAGFVFLSLDPDIEPLHEYLGIVPHHLDPYGFERWKVAFDSTIEIDCNWKTSVDAFNEAYHIAATHTWTLEFSDDVNTQYDCYEKHTRMIFPEIQASPRHRGAGTVTPGMKEMFLKRVGVDVDNFNGNTQDARKAFADSIRGIGPAVGADFSALNESQMCDDFHYTIFPNVTFNTHSMFVWVFTHRPHPDDPNKMLFDFWNLVNTPDQPVPRPEKLILKEAAGDRFDGRCDGGNLLDEDLYNLPRIQRGMRSRAFRNLHLGAQEIRILHFHDTLMHYLGEGADGRG; encoded by the coding sequence ATGCGACCGACCCCGATGGAGAAGGCCCCCGATCCCGCGCTGAGCTACGCGCCTGTGCCGAAGGATCGTTACACCAGCGCCGAGTTTGCAGCCCTCGAGTGGGATCGGATGTGGACGCGCGTATGGCTGCTCGCCGGTCGTGCCTCGGACGCCCCCAACCCGGGGGATTACTTCACGTTCGAGATCGGTTCGGAGTCGGTGCTCGTCATTCGGCAGGCCGATGGGAGTCTGGCCGCCCGCTACAACGTTTGCATGCACCGGGGCAACCGGCTGCGGGAGCCCGGAATTGGACACGCAGAGCGCTTCTCGTGTCTTTTTCACGGATGGGAGTACGACGTCGACGGTCGGCTCTTGAAGGCGCTCGACGCCGAGTGCTTTCCCCAAGGCGTTCCGAAAGATCAGCTGGGCCTGCAGCCGGTGCGCTGTGAGACGTGGGCCGGTTTCGTCTTCCTGAGTCTCGATCCCGACATCGAGCCTCTTCACGAGTACCTCGGAATCGTTCCGCATCACCTCGACCCGTACGGGTTCGAGCGCTGGAAGGTCGCGTTCGACAGCACGATCGAGATCGACTGCAACTGGAAGACGAGTGTCGACGCGTTCAACGAGGCGTACCACATCGCGGCGACGCACACGTGGACACTCGAGTTCTCGGACGACGTGAATACCCAGTACGATTGCTACGAAAAGCACACCCGCATGATCTTCCCGGAGATCCAGGCCAGCCCCCGCCACCGCGGCGCGGGAACGGTCACGCCGGGCATGAAGGAGATGTTCCTCAAGCGCGTCGGCGTCGACGTCGACAACTTCAACGGGAATACCCAGGACGCACGGAAGGCGTTCGCAGATTCGATCCGGGGAATCGGTCCGGCGGTCGGAGCCGATTTCTCCGCGTTGAACGAGTCGCAGATGTGCGACGACTTCCACTACACGATCTTCCCGAACGTGACGTTCAACACCCACTCGATGTTTGTGTGGGTGTTCACGCACCGTCCGCACCCCGACGACCCGAACAAGATGCTCTTCGATTTCTGGAATCTCGTGAATACGCCGGACCAGCCCGTGCCACGCCCGGAGAAGCTCATCCTGAAGGAGGCGGCCGGCGACCGGTTCGACGGTCGATGTGACGGTGGCAATCTCCTCGACGAAGATCTCTACAATCTCCCGCGCATCCAGCGAGGGATGCGCTCCCGTGCGTTTCGGAACCTGCACCTCGGTGCGCAGGAGATTCGGATCCTGCACTTCCACGACACGCTTATGCATTACCTCGGCGAAGGCGCGGATGGTCGTGGCTGA
- a CDS encoding PadR family transcriptional regulator, translating into MFRYHLLGMLRKGTQHGYGLAKEYRSRGGVDSGLGSFYRELQKLVEQGFVRRVANKDDVDPRRAPYEITTPGEEAFDDWFEDLPRASHCADSEMAVRALFFTEVRPETAHWVLNRWESDLWDLTKRLERQIKDVAQKQGVTDEVHKALLHRRLQHGAKDIEFVEDLRNILSLPEADEVAPLVAAEDAMQKRRATGGA; encoded by the coding sequence ATGTTTCGCTATCACCTGCTTGGGATGCTTCGAAAGGGAACGCAGCACGGCTATGGACTGGCCAAGGAGTATCGAAGCAGGGGCGGCGTGGACAGCGGCCTCGGAAGCTTCTACCGCGAGCTCCAGAAGTTGGTCGAGCAGGGGTTCGTCCGACGGGTCGCGAACAAGGATGATGTCGACCCCCGTCGCGCGCCCTACGAGATCACGACCCCCGGCGAGGAGGCCTTCGACGACTGGTTTGAGGATCTGCCGCGCGCCAGCCACTGCGCAGATTCGGAAATGGCGGTTCGAGCCCTTTTCTTCACCGAAGTGCGGCCCGAGACCGCGCACTGGGTTCTCAATCGGTGGGAGTCCGACCTCTGGGATCTGACCAAGCGCCTCGAGCGCCAGATCAAAGATGTTGCACAGAAGCAGGGTGTGACCGACGAGGTCCACAAGGCTCTGCTGCATCGACGCCTGCAGCACGGCGCGAAAGATATCGAGTTCGTCGAGGACCTGCGCAACATCCTCTCGCTGCCTGAGGCGGACGAAGTCGCGCCGCTGGTCGCTGCGGAGGACGCGATGCAGAAGAGGAGAGCAACGGGAGGCGCATGA
- a CDS encoding Rieske 2Fe-2S domain-containing protein yields MADEARWASVPVAMPAEGRVSAFEVEGHELLLCNAGGEPSVITNQCPHAGVALAPGVLRGSVLECPFHGGKLDVRTGAPVAPPIRRPVRVFPVRQGDAGLLVQLDPVSGS; encoded by the coding sequence GTGGCTGACGAGGCGCGCTGGGCCTCGGTCCCGGTCGCGATGCCGGCGGAGGGGCGCGTCTCCGCGTTCGAGGTAGAAGGGCACGAGTTGCTTCTGTGCAACGCCGGCGGAGAGCCGTCCGTGATCACGAATCAATGTCCGCACGCGGGCGTTGCCCTCGCGCCTGGCGTCCTGCGTGGGAGCGTACTCGAGTGCCCGTTTCACGGAGGCAAGCTCGATGTACGGACCGGCGCGCCGGTGGCGCCCCCCATCCGCCGGCCGGTTCGGGTTTTCCCGGTGCGGCAAGGGGATGCGGGGCTTCTTGTCCAGCTGGACCCGGTGTCGGGGTCATAG
- a CDS encoding NUDIX domain-containing protein produces MPMSDYMKRLRARIGHEMLLIPTTAILTFDEQDRVLLVRHGDVLRWTTAGGAIEPEERPSDAAVREMWEETGLHVELTRVLGIYGGPEFNTRYSNGDLVTFTMIVFEGEKIGGEERPDGDETLEIRYFARSEIATLDTQPWVPAVLDDVFTQRERTHFAPPTWHPSQS; encoded by the coding sequence ATGCCCATGTCCGACTACATGAAACGGCTTCGTGCCCGGATCGGGCATGAGATGCTGCTGATCCCCACGACCGCCATCCTCACCTTCGACGAGCAGGATCGGGTGCTTCTCGTGCGCCACGGGGACGTCCTGCGCTGGACGACGGCGGGCGGAGCGATCGAGCCGGAGGAGCGCCCGAGCGATGCGGCCGTTCGCGAGATGTGGGAAGAGACGGGGCTGCACGTCGAACTAACCCGCGTGCTTGGGATCTACGGCGGACCGGAGTTCAACACGCGGTACTCCAACGGCGACCTCGTCACGTTCACGATGATCGTCTTCGAGGGCGAGAAGATCGGCGGCGAGGAACGCCCCGACGGCGACGAAACGCTCGAGATCCGCTACTTCGCCCGATCCGAGATCGCGACTCTCGACACCCAGCCCTGGGTGCCCGCGGTGCTGGATGACGTTTTTACGCAACGAGAACGCACGCACTTCGCGCCTCCCACGTGGCACCCGTCTCAGTCGTAG
- a CDS encoding HDOD domain-containing protein, translating to MRRILVIDAGPKLADGIRHELANLQREGRVRVASDRDGALQELEAGRYDAVVCAIYPTGLDGGKILSHIHGSSPTTVRIAVAEKVEATMPSVSTAHRFIPRHTSPAEMLEVVDRCCNLQGLLVSPSVARLVSSVGTLPPIPHLYAQLIQMLSDPEVGLRDLAQVVERDTAIADRILHVANSAFFGLPRQVKTIEQALNYTGVNTVKSLVLSAEVFRSFSDDSGASRLPLDERQDHALLTANIARRLPADRDTAEEAFTAALLHDVGKLVLASRLPEEFIENVAAVIEQQRPVESIEQDRYGVSHAEVGAYLLALWGLPETIVEAVAHHHSPMRVAHESFELLDAVHLANHLALEQSGESSADAKADARLDPQYVDALQLEERIPEWRAMAAEQAGTDQAG from the coding sequence GTGAGACGAATCCTCGTCATCGATGCAGGTCCCAAGTTAGCCGACGGCATTCGCCACGAACTCGCCAACCTCCAGCGCGAGGGTCGCGTGCGGGTTGCATCAGATCGCGACGGAGCCCTGCAGGAGCTCGAAGCGGGTCGCTACGACGCGGTCGTATGCGCCATTTACCCGACCGGCCTCGATGGGGGGAAGATCCTCTCGCACATCCACGGCAGCTCCCCCACGACCGTACGCATCGCCGTCGCGGAGAAGGTCGAAGCGACGATGCCGAGCGTCTCCACCGCACATCGCTTCATCCCTCGTCACACATCGCCGGCGGAGATGCTCGAGGTCGTGGATCGGTGCTGCAATTTGCAAGGCTTGCTCGTGAGCCCCTCGGTTGCGCGGCTTGTCAGTTCCGTCGGCACCCTTCCGCCCATTCCACATCTCTATGCGCAGCTCATCCAGATGCTCTCGGATCCCGAAGTCGGTCTTCGCGATCTGGCGCAGGTCGTCGAAAGGGACACGGCGATCGCCGATCGCATCCTTCATGTCGCGAACTCCGCATTCTTCGGTCTGCCCCGCCAGGTCAAGACGATCGAACAAGCGCTGAACTACACCGGCGTGAATACCGTGAAGAGCCTCGTCCTCTCAGCCGAGGTCTTCCGTTCGTTCTCCGACGACAGCGGCGCCTCCCGGCTTCCTCTCGACGAGAGGCAAGACCACGCGCTTCTCACGGCGAACATCGCGCGCCGGCTTCCCGCAGACCGTGACACCGCCGAGGAAGCGTTCACCGCAGCCCTCCTGCATGACGTCGGGAAGCTCGTTCTCGCCTCCCGGCTCCCCGAGGAGTTCATCGAGAACGTGGCAGCCGTCATCGAGCAGCAGAGACCGGTCGAGAGCATCGAACAGGACCGATACGGCGTAAGCCACGCGGAGGTCGGCGCCTACCTCCTCGCCCTGTGGGGGCTCCCCGAGACCATCGTGGAAGCGGTCGCGCATCACCACTCACCCATGCGAGTCGCGCACGAATCCTTCGAACTCCTGGACGCTGTCCATCTCGCCAACCATCTCGCCCTCGAGCAGAGCGGCGAAAGCTCCGCCGATGCCAAGGCGGACGCGCGACTCGACCCCCAGTACGTCGATGCCCTTCAACTCGAGGAACGAATCCCAGAGTGGCGCGCGATGGCCGCCGAACAGGCCGGAACCGACCAGGCCGGATAG
- a CDS encoding response regulator: MDVLEVLANSGALVPVLVLTGLDPDEVEMPALRSGVQQFLKKPVRKPALLRAVAKLLATSDNAAEGWSPRSGGNFDWQSNHAVGHYRRCRRRTRHPGSARS; this comes from the coding sequence ATGGACGTGCTCGAGGTGCTGGCGAACAGCGGCGCGCTCGTCCCCGTTCTCGTACTTACGGGGCTCGACCCGGACGAGGTCGAGATGCCGGCGCTGCGCTCGGGCGTGCAGCAGTTCTTGAAGAAACCGGTCCGGAAGCCTGCCCTGCTCCGTGCTGTGGCCAAACTCCTCGCTACGTCGGACAACGCTGCGGAGGGTTGGTCACCACGGTCCGGCGGGAACTTCGACTGGCAATCGAACCACGCGGTCGGGCACTACCGCCGTTGCCGGCGGCGCACTAGGCACCCAGGATCAGCCCGCTCGTAG
- a CDS encoding ABC transporter permease, translated as MNQVQLAWSQIRPQLGQLLIAVATIALGVALAAAILLSNASLVRSFEESLDVLAGEADLQVTGLSGGVVDETLVETVRAVPGVDVAAALLVGTAYVDAEEPMSVRIIGVDMLDESSVEIYRARAQVAGMHDPLIFLNQPDSVLFTASLAEELGAEVGDRIPVELPVGRRTWTLRGLLDEDAVAQAFGGRLVVMDLFGAQRSLGAEGGASQIDVRIDPTEKATDVGARLRGALPEHLSVELLVDRREDLAESLTAFHLVIDLIGGMGLLLAILVTGNRLSTVYQERLWEMGVMRSLGTSRAKLVRDLLFEAFLISLLAVAVGLPLGYLFAQIIVAPVADTMSLNFKQAVAAPWVPLRPLPLFLAGLAGVLSALVAALVPAVQAVRRSVITVLTKGRRRDPEQDSKMKRYARIALPLVAVLVWLLHSLLPQAVVVGAAMLLIGATGALLLSPLLRLVAKPIGLLFGVAAHIGVEDQSRVPSRALGAAGVLMVGIAIPIWMAGVSESFQEYVVDAVMRIRRGDLVVESRFELGATGAGRPVVSEQVIDLIKDTPGVADVGAAVLSKSTTPEMGILGLDPVRLRRPEFGNWALEPGAVSGALERVARGEAVLVDTNLQSNYGVEVGQPFRVTTPAGLLELPVAGVLRTVPIVASGDLILSREVYRREWKDETITRAFVLVEPGQDIEAVRRRIADRLEGRYRLDVKPMKDLSEWFAAAVRAGFGFVRVLAALTLVVVLFGCGDALAANVLERTRELGSMRALGMSRAQIRQMVLAQAFAIGVTGSGLAILVGLSMGVAFTEGLIPVVLGWELEFHPTIGVALLGGLLGTTACVLGAAIPAERAARLSPAAALRYD; from the coding sequence GTGAACCAGGTTCAACTCGCCTGGAGCCAGATCCGGCCTCAGCTGGGACAGCTGCTGATCGCAGTGGCGACGATCGCGCTTGGTGTCGCTCTCGCCGCGGCCATCCTTCTCTCGAACGCGTCTCTCGTTCGGAGTTTCGAAGAGTCGCTCGACGTACTGGCGGGGGAGGCCGACCTGCAGGTCACGGGGCTCTCGGGCGGCGTCGTGGACGAAACGCTCGTCGAGACCGTTCGTGCGGTTCCCGGCGTGGACGTGGCGGCGGCCCTGCTGGTCGGAACCGCGTACGTCGATGCCGAGGAGCCGATGTCGGTGCGGATCATCGGTGTCGACATGCTCGACGAATCGTCCGTCGAAATCTATCGCGCTCGCGCGCAGGTTGCCGGGATGCACGACCCGCTGATCTTCCTGAACCAGCCGGACTCCGTGCTCTTCACAGCGTCGCTTGCCGAAGAACTTGGCGCTGAGGTGGGAGACCGGATCCCGGTGGAGTTGCCCGTCGGGCGTCGCACGTGGACGCTTCGTGGTCTTCTCGACGAGGATGCCGTTGCGCAGGCTTTCGGCGGTCGATTGGTCGTGATGGATCTCTTTGGCGCGCAGCGGTCGCTGGGAGCCGAGGGCGGCGCGTCGCAGATCGACGTGAGGATTGATCCCACGGAGAAGGCGACCGACGTGGGTGCTCGACTGCGAGGTGCCCTGCCCGAGCACCTCTCGGTGGAACTCCTGGTCGATCGGCGCGAGGATCTGGCGGAGTCGCTCACCGCATTCCATCTCGTCATCGACCTGATCGGTGGGATGGGTCTCCTTCTCGCGATCCTTGTGACGGGAAACCGGCTCTCGACCGTCTACCAGGAGCGGCTGTGGGAGATGGGCGTGATGCGCTCCCTCGGGACCTCGCGGGCCAAGCTCGTTCGGGATCTCCTCTTCGAAGCGTTTCTCATCTCCCTCCTGGCCGTCGCGGTCGGGTTGCCGTTAGGCTACCTCTTCGCCCAGATCATCGTGGCGCCGGTCGCCGACACGATGTCCTTGAATTTCAAACAGGCAGTTGCCGCCCCGTGGGTGCCGCTGCGGCCGTTGCCGCTCTTCCTGGCCGGACTCGCCGGGGTGCTCAGCGCGCTGGTCGCGGCGTTGGTTCCGGCGGTGCAGGCGGTGCGCCGAAGCGTCATCACCGTGCTCACCAAGGGCCGCAGGCGAGACCCGGAACAGGATTCCAAAATGAAGCGATACGCGCGGATAGCGTTGCCGCTCGTCGCCGTGCTCGTGTGGCTCCTGCATTCTCTGTTGCCCCAAGCGGTCGTGGTGGGCGCGGCGATGCTTCTGATCGGCGCTACCGGTGCGCTTCTGCTGTCGCCCCTGCTTCGTTTGGTGGCAAAGCCCATCGGGCTCTTGTTCGGTGTTGCGGCTCACATCGGCGTCGAGGACCAGAGCCGGGTGCCGAGTCGGGCGCTTGGCGCGGCGGGCGTCTTGATGGTCGGCATTGCGATCCCTATCTGGATGGCGGGCGTGAGCGAGAGCTTTCAGGAGTACGTGGTCGACGCGGTCATGCGGATCCGGCGCGGAGACCTGGTGGTCGAGTCCCGATTCGAGCTCGGAGCCACGGGGGCGGGCCGGCCCGTGGTTTCCGAACAGGTGATCGACCTCATCAAGGACACTCCCGGCGTCGCGGACGTGGGGGCGGCGGTTCTCTCGAAGAGCACGACGCCGGAGATGGGGATCCTCGGATTGGACCCCGTGCGGCTGCGACGACCGGAGTTCGGCAACTGGGCGCTCGAGCCCGGCGCGGTGTCCGGCGCGTTGGAGCGCGTCGCGCGGGGCGAAGCCGTCCTCGTCGACACGAACCTACAGTCCAACTACGGCGTCGAAGTCGGACAGCCGTTCCGTGTGACGACGCCCGCCGGCCTCTTGGAGCTCCCCGTTGCAGGCGTGCTTCGTACGGTTCCGATCGTGGCCAGTGGCGATCTGATTCTGAGCCGCGAGGTCTATCGTCGCGAGTGGAAGGACGAGACGATCACCCGCGCCTTCGTTCTGGTCGAGCCGGGACAGGACATCGAGGCGGTACGGCGGCGGATCGCGGACCGGCTCGAGGGCCGGTATCGACTCGACGTGAAACCCATGAAGGATCTCTCGGAGTGGTTCGCCGCGGCGGTGCGTGCGGGCTTCGGTTTCGTACGGGTGCTCGCAGCTCTGACGCTGGTGGTCGTGTTGTTCGGGTGCGGTGATGCGCTCGCGGCGAACGTGTTGGAGCGGACGCGGGAGCTGGGTTCGATGCGGGCGCTGGGGATGTCGCGGGCCCAGATCCGACAGATGGTGCTCGCGCAGGCGTTCGCGATCGGTGTCACGGGCTCTGGGTTGGCCATCCTGGTGGGACTTTCGATGGGCGTGGCGTTCACCGAAGGGTTGATCCCAGTCGTTCTCGGGTGGGAGCTCGAGTTTCATCCGACGATCGGTGTCGCGTTGCTCGGGGGGCTTCTGGGTACGACGGCGTGCGTGCTCGGCGCCGCGATCCCGGCCGAGCGGGCGGCTCGGCTCTCGCCGGCGGCCGCTCTTCGCTACGACTGA
- a CDS encoding ABC transporter ATP-binding protein produces MSPVVQLENVTKEYGSSFATSSALNDVSLSVDEGEFVSVMGPSGCGKSTLLNLIAGLEAPTSGRALVGGNDLAQMKDAELSVLRLRYVGFIFQSFNLLPRLTVEQNVSWRLGLIGVTGRIARDRTSSLLEAFRVPPSAWSRHPSELSGGEQQRVAAARALATEPKLLLADEPTGNLDSSSGRGILDLLRGMNEERKMSVIMVTHDTFAGTYGHRTIRMKDGRIVREAGEMGAPAERSSDGQVVPFRRRGE; encoded by the coding sequence ATGAGCCCCGTCGTTCAGCTCGAGAACGTCACCAAAGAATACGGCTCCAGCTTCGCCACCTCCAGTGCGCTCAACGACGTGAGCCTCAGCGTCGACGAGGGAGAGTTCGTTTCGGTGATGGGTCCGTCCGGGTGCGGCAAGAGTACGCTCCTGAATCTCATCGCGGGCCTGGAGGCCCCGACCTCGGGCCGTGCCCTGGTAGGCGGGAACGATCTGGCGCAGATGAAGGACGCCGAGCTCAGCGTCCTTCGGCTTCGCTACGTCGGCTTCATCTTCCAGTCCTTCAATCTGCTCCCGCGGCTAACGGTCGAGCAGAACGTGTCTTGGCGCCTTGGCCTCATCGGCGTGACGGGGCGCATCGCGCGCGATCGCACCTCTTCTCTGCTCGAAGCCTTTCGGGTTCCACCGTCCGCGTGGTCGCGCCATCCGAGCGAGCTGTCGGGCGGCGAGCAGCAACGGGTTGCTGCCGCTCGGGCCCTCGCCACCGAGCCCAAGCTGCTCCTTGCAGATGAGCCGACAGGCAACCTGGATTCTTCGAGCGGCCGAGGGATCCTCGATCTCCTGCGTGGGATGAACGAGGAGCGCAAGATGTCCGTCATCATGGTCACGCACGACACGTTCGCCGGTACCTATGGCCACCGCACCATCCGGATGAAGGATGGACGGATCGTCCGTGAGGCGGGAGAGATGGGGGCGCCCGCGGAACGGTCCTCCGACGGGCAAGTCGTGCCGTTCCGTCGTCGGGGCGAATGA
- a CDS encoding beta-propeller domain-containing protein, giving the protein MRRGRGFETRTRITGPRRAGPWESASPGGEDAPDDFTETNVQVEGVDEADIIETDGNRIYFLHGDAFVVVDSWPPEETSLASITPIGGLGHSMFVADGRAVVFSMVYDDEDRFGGEGGCGFIGPPLPLVDAALFGDVAPCLPTFTKLTVLDVAGAPTVVRELYFEGGYTGARRHGGIVRVVVQGGNGLPVAVPDFWNRIYSGTPPATVEEFAAEVDAWEQDAQAAIASSALAEWLPSQWESRNDSLTEIAPTCGAVHLPAVGASENGMTRILALGERIFAVRYIGDRGYIVTFRQVDPLFVIDLSDATRPQLLGELHIPGFSEYMHPLGDSHLLTIGQDADDQGRVRGLALRVFDVSDDANPTLAHSCAFSGQGWSAASSRSRTCRTRAISDPAWSSSRWIRPAVSRFSGRSITPITPISRPRSAGRSRSGDVPTRRRFAAGYS; this is encoded by the coding sequence GTGCGGCGGGGGAGGGGTTTCGAAACCCGCACCCGGATCACCGGGCCCCGTCGAGCCGGGCCCTGGGAATCCGCCTCCCCCGGCGGAGAGGACGCCCCCGACGACTTCACCGAGACCAACGTCCAGGTCGAAGGCGTAGATGAGGCCGACATCATCGAGACCGATGGCAACCGGATCTACTTTCTCCACGGAGATGCGTTCGTCGTCGTCGACTCGTGGCCGCCCGAGGAGACTTCACTCGCGAGCATTACGCCCATCGGGGGTCTCGGGCATTCGATGTTCGTTGCAGACGGCAGGGCGGTCGTCTTCTCGATGGTCTATGACGACGAGGATCGCTTTGGCGGAGAGGGCGGGTGCGGATTCATCGGCCCGCCGCTCCCTCTGGTCGACGCGGCGCTGTTCGGAGACGTGGCGCCCTGCCTCCCGACGTTCACGAAGTTGACCGTTCTGGATGTAGCCGGCGCACCGACCGTCGTGCGTGAACTGTACTTCGAGGGCGGCTACACCGGGGCACGGCGGCACGGAGGCATTGTTCGCGTCGTCGTGCAGGGAGGAAATGGTCTTCCCGTCGCCGTGCCCGATTTCTGGAATCGCATCTACTCGGGCACGCCCCCAGCGACGGTCGAGGAATTCGCCGCCGAGGTCGATGCCTGGGAACAGGACGCGCAGGCGGCGATCGCGAGTAGCGCCCTCGCCGAGTGGCTTCCGTCGCAGTGGGAGAGCCGTAATGATTCGCTGACCGAGATCGCGCCGACCTGCGGCGCAGTGCACCTTCCGGCCGTGGGGGCCAGCGAGAACGGCATGACGAGAATCCTCGCGCTGGGCGAGCGTATTTTCGCGGTTCGCTACATCGGCGATCGTGGCTATATCGTCACGTTTCGTCAGGTCGATCCTCTGTTCGTGATCGACCTGAGCGACGCGACCCGTCCGCAGCTACTGGGCGAACTCCACATCCCGGGATTCAGCGAGTACATGCATCCGCTGGGAGACAGTCATCTGCTCACGATTGGACAGGATGCGGACGACCAAGGTCGCGTTCGAGGGCTGGCGCTCCGCGTCTTCGACGTCTCGGACGACGCGAATCCGACTCTGGCCCACTCTTGCGCGTTCTCCGGGCAAGGGTGGTCCGCGGCCTCCTCACGTTCTCGTACGTGTCGTACGAGGGCGATTTCCGATCCAGCTTGGAGCTCTTCTCGGTGGATCCGACCGGCGGTTTCGCGCTTCTCGGGGAGGTCGATCACACCGATCACACCGATCTCACGGCCACGCAGTGCGGGGCGCTCGAGGAGTGGCGATGTGCCTACTCGCCGAAGATTCGCCGCGGGCTATTCATAG
- a CDS encoding lipid-transfer protein translates to MGNRLKDQAAIVGIGATEFSKNSGRSEMQLAGEAIREALEDAGLAPGDVDGMSVFTMENNPEIQVQRNLGFGALRLFSRIHYGGGAACATTLQAAMAVATGVADVVVCYRAMNERSGRRFGAGVQNRVSVPTAEGTQFDWYAPFGLVTPASWVAMFAQRYMHEFGATTDDFGRVAVADRKHAATNPKAWFYEQAITLDDHRDSRWIVEPLRLLDCCQESDGAQAIVVTSPERAKDLKQKPVLIRAAAQGAGPQQHMMTSYYRDGFTGLPEMSVVARELWETSGLGPDDIKAAVLYDHFTPFVLSQLEEFGFCGRGEAKDFVRDDHLEMGGRLPTNTHGGQLGEAYIHGMNGVAEGVRQIRGTAVNQVEDLENILVTAGTGVPTSGLILGA, encoded by the coding sequence ATGGGAAATCGACTTAAGGACCAGGCGGCGATCGTCGGCATCGGCGCGACGGAGTTTTCGAAGAACTCCGGCCGCAGTGAGATGCAGCTGGCCGGTGAGGCCATCCGCGAGGCGCTCGAAGACGCGGGCCTCGCGCCCGGCGACGTCGACGGGATGTCCGTCTTCACGATGGAGAACAATCCCGAGATCCAGGTGCAGAGGAATCTCGGCTTCGGTGCACTGCGGCTCTTCAGCCGCATCCACTACGGCGGCGGCGCGGCGTGTGCGACGACGCTCCAGGCGGCGATGGCGGTGGCGACCGGAGTCGCGGACGTCGTCGTGTGTTACCGCGCGATGAATGAGCGCTCCGGGCGACGCTTTGGTGCGGGCGTGCAGAACCGGGTCTCGGTCCCCACGGCCGAGGGCACTCAGTTCGACTGGTACGCGCCGTTCGGCCTGGTCACGCCGGCGTCGTGGGTGGCGATGTTCGCCCAGAGGTACATGCACGAGTTCGGCGCAACCACCGATGACTTCGGTCGAGTGGCGGTCGCCGACCGAAAGCACGCCGCGACGAATCCCAAGGCCTGGTTCTACGAGCAGGCGATCACGTTGGACGATCACCGGGACTCGCGCTGGATCGTGGAGCCGCTCCGTCTTCTGGACTGTTGCCAGGAGAGCGACGGTGCACAGGCGATCGTAGTGACCAGCCCCGAGCGCGCGAAGGATCTGAAGCAGAAGCCGGTCCTGATCCGCGCGGCGGCGCAGGGAGCCGGGCCGCAGCAGCACATGATGACGAGCTACTACCGAGACGGATTCACCGGGCTGCCGGAGATGAGCGTCGTCGCTCGCGAACTCTGGGAGACCTCGGGGCTCGGGCCCGACGACATCAAGGCCGCCGTGCTCTACGATCACTTCACGCCGTTTGTGCTCTCGCAGCTCGAGGAGTTCGGGTTTTGCGGCCGCGGTGAGGCGAAGGATTTCGTGCGCGACGATCACCTCGAGATGGGCGGGCGGCTTCCGACGAACACCCACGGCGGTCAGCTCGGCGAGGCGTACATTCACGGGATGAACGGCGTGGCCGAAGGCGTACGGCAGATCCGAGGAACCGCCGTCAATCAGGTTGAGGATCTCGAGAACATTCTCGTGACTGCGGGCACCGGTGTGCCTACGAGCGGGCTGATCCTGGGTGCCTAG